DNA from Malus sylvestris chromosome 11, drMalSylv7.2, whole genome shotgun sequence:
ATACAAGTATAGGGATTCTAAGTCCAAGCTTCCTCTTTGCAGTCTTAAGTGCTACAAGGCAATCCAGGAAAAGACGGCAGTAGAAAATACATGCTAATGTCTGCAACAATCTTGTTCTAGCTTTGAAGTTGCATCCCGCAGAGTGAGGCAACATTCCATTCTTTTCAATGGCATCTTTCGGAAATGGCGGGGGATGCTGATGATTCTACACAGAGTAGTTGATAACTATTAAGTACATATTTAGGGGGTTTGTGGGAGAAGATTCTTAACTCAGAGTAGAGATTTTTATACAAGTACAGATTGTTTATCCGTTGCATATAATATAGCCCCTCTCCATCTCAATGGTATTGCATTTGCACTTCCATCTGAGCAAAATTACATTTTCATGTTTCAATTGGTGAAAACAATTGGTTAAAAATGCTTGTACTGTATAAGTACATTCTTGAGAAGAAACTGTTTATGTGCTTCTTCGGAAAGCCTTCCAAGTATTTTTACTTGAGCACTTGGACTTCTAATAAAATACGTACATGTTTATGATAAAAGCACTTCGAACGTAAGTGCTTACGAGTAGAATCAATCTCAACAAGTCCTCAAAATTGGTTAGACTAGTTGACTAGGACAATGCGTTCTGCACATTGCATTTGTGTATCCCTATTTTGTAGTTATTGATTAAAGTAGTTTAATATATCGCTTGTTAAAAAAACTAGgatcaatttcaaaaataaaatcttgCTCGTGTGCTTTTCCACCGAGTTGTATTTTTTCGTCCCTAAAATCCAAATAACAATCCTACAAATTATGGGCTACGTATTAATGGGCCCATGGGCTTTAGGCTTGGAAGGTGGAGAAGGCCCAAAAAAGTTAAGAATCGGGTGGAAGATAATTACAGAGTGGAAGGTGGTAAGGTGTTGCTTGCTCCAACGCTCCACTCTCCCTGAAGCCTGCCGCCGTGTGAGCTTCCTTCCTTTCTTTACTTTTTGCAGATAAGGCGCCAAACAATTCAACTTCGTCATTTCTTCCCCAACAATTTACACTCCGACCAACTCAGAAATGGCGCAGACCTGCGTTTCCACCTCCGCCTCTGCTCTCAGATTCAACTCCCTCGTCTTCGCTCCAAACCCTAGCTCTTCTCCCCAACCGAAgaccctctctctccccttccaaCGCCTTCCTTCAAGGTAATTTAGCTTTTGATTCACTCTCTgcatttaaattttttctagGTTGTTCATTCGTGATCGCAAGGTCACGGTTCGAGTCGTGAAAACAAAAGCAGGATAAGGTTGTGTACTATAGACGCTCCCAGACTCTCGCAAAGCGGGGAGCTTTTGCTTGGGGTAGCCCTTTTTTCCTTAGTTAgtgaaatttcatattttttttaatacttaatAGAACTATTTGGATTCGTTAAGATAAGAAATTTGATGTTTCATAATTTGGAAAATAGCGGAAAACCCAGAAATCCAGGTAATTGGTGAGAAAATTGATGGGGATAATCGAAAGCAATGCTAtgtgttatttttgtgtgtttctaGACGTTTGGGAAACTTATTCTGCTTAAGCTAAACATATGGGATGCACAGACATTAAATTTCCGCTAACCCAGTTCTGTAGATTTTGTACTTCTGCTTTATTCATGGAAATTTGGTTAATTTGGTGAATGTGAATGCAACGTAAAGGAAAGCTTTTTCCATTTTATCGGGGTCGGATAAAACTTTATGGTTATAATGGTTTGCAGGAAGTTGACAAATTTAGTTGGGAGCAGCAAAAAGAGTTCTCCAGTGAAAGCTATCTACTCAGGTGAATTTTGGACACCGGCAGACAAGAATTCTCGTCAAGGAATTTGGTCCATAAGGTGGATTTAGTGTGCATGCATTATTAATATCTTCTCGGATAGGAAAGGTTGTGcatatctttcattttttttacgtCACTATGAATTTGATGTTGTAGGGAGGATGTGCAAGTTCCATCTTCGCCATACTTCCCTGCGTATGCCCAGGGACAGGGGCCACCCCCCATGGTGCAAGAACGCTTTCAAAGTGTTATTAGTCAGCTTTTCCAATATGTAAGGAGTAgctatttgtgtttttcttcctGTTTAATTTAGCGTGTTTTGCATCGGTAGTTAGTTTCTTTTAACTAATGCTTTTCTTGTTTACATGACTGTCAGAGAATAATACGTTGTGGGGGAGCTGTTGATGATGATATGGCAAACATAATTGTTGCTCAACTTCTTTACCTTGATGCTGTTGATCCTCAGAAGGTCTGTACTTTTCTATTTCTGTTCTTTGCTTATCACTTTTCTATTTCTGTTCTTTGCTTATcgttgctctctctctctctctctctctctctctctctctctctcgcatgTTTCTTGCAGTGATTTTTGGAATTGAACGTATTTTTCCAATTGATTGATCAGATTGTCTCTTCTGATTTCTGAACAGGATATTGTGATGTATGTAAATTCACCAGGAGGATCTGTTACTGCTGGTACGATCTATCTTACAAAATTGTCTTGCTATGTTTACAATTTTTGTTCGTAAGGCAATTGTTATATGTTACTTGAATAACTAGCTCTTTATCTGCTTAGGTATGGCCGTTTTTGACACAATGAGGCATATTCGACCTGACGTCTCCACAGTATGTGTTGGACTTGCTGCTAGGTACCTGCCTCTATCATAGACTCTTCTCTTTCCCAGTTACTACTAATGAGTCTTCCATTGTTCTGTATGTGTCTAGTGTTAGCTTATATGGATACAAATAGTAGCTTTGGGAATTAAATTTATTCTAAACACAATTTTTTATGCTGCTTCACAGATACTCTTGACTTGATTTGCTTAATTTTTTTCGTTCGATTCCTCCATTTTATTGTCTTTCCGAGTGATGCTGCTGGCTATTACTGTTCTGTCTTGGATTCTTCTCccattttattaaaaaagtaaaaatttaaGGTATTCTTCTCCGTTGTATGAGTGGAGATGCTGATGCAGATTTAGGCTTTAGTTTGTGAAAGATTACATTTGTTTAATGCTTATACGTAACGTCTTATGTCAACTAGTTCTTCAGAATTTCAGCTATTTATTGATGGCAAGATTTCTTACTTGTTGGTTGTTGCTAATGTTAGCAACTGAAACAGAATGTCTGTTACCACTGACCAGTAATTGATATATGTATTTGCTTTTTCATAAACAGTATGGGAGCTTTCCTGCTTAGCGCTGGTACCAAAGGTAGCAATTCCTGTAGACCTTTGGTTTGTATAATTTGTGGTTTTGTGTCCTAAAGTTTGCTAAGTACTTTTCATATTTGCTGCATTAATTCACTGAAGGAAAAAGGTACAGCTTGCCAAATTCGAGGATAATGATCCATCAGCCTCTTGGTGGAGCTCAAGGTGGGCAAACTGACATCGATATTCAGGTATGTTATTTGTTTCCAGTTGTGAAACCTTTCTGTGTCAACCGAAAGCCAAAAAGGATTAACCTCTCTCCCTATATAGTGGGACCTCAAGTTACTTTAGCAATCACATCTTGCTTAATCTTTTATTGCTGGTAATCATGCCCGTCTATTTTGGTACTTCAACCTTTATAGGTTAAAGTAGAACTCTCGATGTCTTGAAAATTTAACCCGCCATTAAGGAAGATTAGGTTTCAAAGATTTGTAGAAGGCTTTGGTCTGCTATTTTTTTGAATGGGTTGGTGTGTATTGTTTTTACCCGCCATCAAATCTCTAAGCAGTTGTCGTTCTATGCAGGCAAATGAGATGCTACATCATAAGGCAAACTTGAATGGTTATCTCGCCTACCACACTGGTCAAAGTCTTGAAAAGATCAACCAAGACACGGATCGCGATTTCTTCATGAGTGCGAAGGAAGCCCAAGAATACGGGCTTATAGATGGCGTTATATCGAATCCACTCAAAGCTTTCCAACCTTTGGCTGCCCCAACAGCGATTGAAGATGAATCTGCTGAGCAGACGGTTGCAGACAGTTAGAGGTGAATCTAGTGTCCGAACTTTACGGTTTGTTGCAAGTAACGACCTGGATATGTTGTAGAGTTGTATGGTGAGAAGAGGGATATATTTACGGGGTTAACTTTTAATGCTGGATGGCGTTAATATCCGTCAACCAGTGTAGAGAAACGCTAGTTTTGCTGTTGGTTTCCTCTGAACTACTAATACTTGAATCATGAAAGAATAGAAATTTCTCTTGGTATCTTTAAGCATCCTATTCTGGTATGAAATAAAGAAGGGATAAAAAAAACCCTCTGGCATGCTGGTTTTTCAGTCATGCATCCGAAATTTTTGTTCAATGGTAGGATCGGTTGGACTGTTCGACCCACTTACATATAAATTATCCACTACCACTAGGTCTCCTGCATATGCATTGTTCTAAAATCATCATCTAGCGCCACCTCGGCCTCGTTTATGCACTAGACGGCTGGTTTCCTTTTTTGATTAATTCCTAagctttttaaaattaaaaagggCATCTTGACCTGTCTAGGTGGCCCTCTTAGACCGTCTGGATCACGACTCTTATTTatgcataaaataaataacttttattttgtattttatttttttaattcatggTAAGAGACTTGTTTAATACTTGATCCCTTTCAATCGttataatactttataatctatgtgtcattctattttgcaacttatatattataattatgtACTTTTTTAACTATAAGtatacatttatttatatgttatacaataaatttaattaaaattaaaaataaaaaaaataaataaactgtcTAGGCCCCTTGCTTAGACGCCTAGGCGCTGGGTTCCTATCCGTAGCCTCGCTAGTGCTTAGCGCCTTTTGGAACCTTGTGTAGGTACAAACCTCAATGTAAGGGTTGCACTCCTTTGTGCGTGGGTttggggatttggatcctctcctcaGCCAACGGAGAGGATCCTCCCGATTAACCATTATGGGCCGTTAGATTTTCAtctaacggctataattattataactttaaaaggacctcctgtttgtagccgttggatttttatccaacggctcaCAATGGTTGGTCAGGATGATCCTCACCAttggctcaggagaggatccaaatcttGGGTTTAGTAACCTATGTAGTCTTCTCCATTGGCTCAGGAAAGGATCCAAATCCTGGATTTGGTAACCTATGTAGTCTTGACATTGGACACAA
Protein-coding regions in this window:
- the LOC126589629 gene encoding ATP-dependent Clp protease proteolytic subunit 5, chloroplastic-like, with protein sequence MAQTCVSTSASALRFNSLVFAPNPSSSPQPKTLSLPFQRLPSRKLTNLVGSSKKSSPVKAIYSGEFWTPADKNSRQGIWSIREDVQVPSSPYFPAYAQGQGPPPMVQERFQSVISQLFQYRIIRCGGAVDDDMANIIVAQLLYLDAVDPQKDIVMYVNSPGGSVTAGMAVFDTMRHIRPDVSTVCVGLAASMGAFLLSAGTKGKRYSLPNSRIMIHQPLGGAQGGQTDIDIQANEMLHHKANLNGYLAYHTGQSLEKINQDTDRDFFMSAKEAQEYGLIDGVISNPLKAFQPLAAPTAIEDESAEQTVADS